The genomic region CAACATGGTGCGCCGCGGCGAAGCTGCCAGGCTTCCTCTCGGCCTTCCGCAAAAGGTTCGCTCCTCCGCTCATAGGCTTCGCGGTTGAGTTCGATCAGCTTCTATGGAATTTCTCCATGTATCTTGCTTCCCCTGGCATCGGGCATGGGCTAGCGCAAGTTTCCCAGACGGTGGCGCAGCATTTCCTCGACCCCGACCATAGCATCGTTGCTATCGCCTCGGGTGACTCGGGTCTAATGACGAGGGAGGAACTTCCAGCACCTGGATACATGCTCATCACGCCCGGGGGGGACGCCGCTCCAATGGGCGACGGCGTGCCCCTGTCGCCTACGGTGGCTGCGGCAACGCCGAACACCTGGGGTCATTTTGCAAAGCTTGGGGCCGAGCATGCGTTCTTCGTGCAGGACCCGGCCGCCGACTTCGACATCATGCCGAAAGGGGTTTGCATGAACGACGACTCGCCGGTTCATTACCACGTAAGTACATGCACGTGTTATAAATTTCTCATTCCAAGAAAAGCATCTACTTTTCTTGTCGTTAGCCCATGATATACCATTTCTTCTTGATTGCTTACCACTGTTTGTATTTGCTTCCCACTTGCCAGGTGAACGTGTTCGCTGAGGGTGTTTGGCAGAACATGGTTTCAGGACCCATGCACGCGGGCGATAACGTGTGCTTCCTCCGGCGCCCGTATGCGGTGGTCATCGACGGCGTCATGTACATGATGTACGAAGTCGGCAGGGTGGTGGCTTGCAACGTCAGCGCGAACACATTCGACACAGTTCAGCTGCCGGAAGATTTCGCCTTCAACATCGAAGCGGGAGGTACGGACTACAGAGTCACTAAAACCTCCTCCGGGAAGCTTTGCATTGCTCAAGTCCAGGGCATGCGAGCGCGGGTGTGGGACCGTGACCCGACGGGGGTGTGGGTGGAGAGGATCAACATGTCAATTTCCAGCGTTTTTGATGTCCCCGCTACGGATACTATGTGGATCAGAGTTGCTGAAAACGAAGGGCTGGACATTCCAATATGGGACACTGAGTTTTACTTGATTAGGATTGTGTCAGTCGACGAGGGTGCTCGCCATCTCGTCATGAGTTTTGGTTTTGACACCCGCGTGTACTGCATTGACACGGAGCTAGAGAGAGCGTTTGATCTCTTCGACTCAGCACAACACGCTTTCATGAGCAATGTGGTCCCGGTGACGGTCGCGTGGCCGCCACGCTTCCCCGACCACATTTAGATGCAATGTTGTGGTGTGGTTTTGTGCTGAAGACATGCCTTGTATTCCCGCGCTCCGCTCGCGGCCTTTATCTTAGTTGTTTCCTTATCTTAGCTACAGTTTGTTTCCATGCATAGGGCGTGTTTCCATGCATAGGGCTAGAATTATCAGTATTTTTTCTATGTTAGTTTGTTCCTTCTTTTAGTTATGGTTTCTTTTCGGCATGAGGACGCCTGTGTCCGGAAAAGTTGAAGTTCGTTGTATCCTTTAATATCAAGTCTTTCTTATATATCGAATTGGTTCAATGATGAGGAAAGGAATGTAACTGCATTTTTTCTCTCCTGATTTCCTTGTGTCCGTATGCATATGACGCTGCATTTGGCCCGAAAAAATGGGCCTTATGGGCATTAAAAAAGTTATCTCGTTAGTCTGTTGTCCAATAAAAAAACGTGACGTAAAAAGGTTATAAGCACTTTCTCGCGCGAGATAAAACTGCGGCAGAGAGAGGTGATTTTGAAGATGTGGCCTCTCAAAAATCAGTACTAGTGGCGCAGTGTCGAGCCAAGCGTAGGATGTACTGTCGGCACAGTGTCTCGCCGGAGTATGGTTTGTAGCCACCCCTCTCGCGACCCgctcccccgcctccttcctcggcTGTCTGTTGCGGCGCCACTTGGCCGGGCAGCCCCGGTGGCGGCGAGCCGCTGCCCTTCCCCCTCCTGGATTTGggtgaccgggggggggggggagccctaGCCCAGATGATGGTCCTCGGCTGCGACGGTTGGAACACGACGCAGGTCTCCCCTGGTGCAACTCGGATGGCAAAGGTGTTGGTGGCTGGGCGGCGGTGATGGAGCTCTGGCCTTGCAGGCCCGAACATGGGGCGACGCAGATCTGTGTCATGGGCAGCTCTGCCTCGTTTCCGATGATTGGCCTGATGAGCGGCTCGTGTCAGAGACAGCAGTGATAACCCCACACTACTCCGTGTGTGACGGTTGGGGCCTCAGGGTGGCGGCGGTCGGGCCCTACGTGCAACAACACGGCGGCGTGACCCGGGTGAGTCCGTACTGTCGTGTCCTGACGGCACCCGTAGATGGTGGGGGAGTACGTGGCGGCGGCGATACTGCCGCCCTCCAGTTCCAAGGGCTAGGCGTGCTCTTGTCTTCGCCTCCGAACGGCCACCGTTTATGACGGTGGAGGTTCTGATCATGTCTATGATGGTGTCGTATGCTCGTGGATGGCATGGTTGGTCGAGCGCCTCTAATTGTCCAGGAAAGGTGGGGGTTTGGGGGTCGTGGTGTCACCCCTCGTACATGAAGGGTCGTCGGGTGTACGTCTTTTGATATGCACCTCTTCCGATGCGTGGATCTGTCCGGGCAGCACCGTAGTTGTCGTCATTGTCGTTGTTGGTGGTGTTTCTTGGCACGCGGCGAACCAAAGTGGTAGTGTTGTGGGAGAGAACGAGAAAAAAGGCCAGTTAATTAGCTCCCGACATGCGGTTGAAAATTTTAAAAAGTGACGGTGATGTTGGACCCATGCAAAAATGGCCGTATCCTTACAAAAAAAAACATTCACTGATGTGCCGTTGTTATGAAAAAAAGCGATGACGTGTCCAGGGTGAAGTAAAAAAATACGTACTGTGCCATACACCAAGGTGTGTATGACGAGCGAGCCTGTGTGCATGCCCATGGACCATATCTATCAAATGTTGCATGCGGGTGTGAGATGTCACGGGAGATCATGATCTGTAAAGGCTGATCTGTGGTAACTTTTTGGTCTGGCGATATGGAATCTTGTAGCATACACTCGCCCTGGCGTCTGTTTATAAAAAGTAGAGCAGGGGCAGGCATTGATATCCATCGGGCCAAAACGCACCGCCCTCCCTCCTCACCTCGCAACGCACACGCAGACCCATCTCTCCTGCCCGCCCGCAGTTCCGCAGCTGCCAGCCATGTCCAGCAATAGCTCCGCCTCGTCTCGGTTCGCGCGGTGCAGGAGACCGCCTCTCCCCTACTCCGAGAACCCGCTGGAGTACGAGCCAGCTGTTTTTTGCAGCTGCGGCGCTAAGGCAGCCCGGCTGACGTCCTGGACAGACACCAACCCCGGCCGGAGATACATGTCCTGCTCACGGGCGACGGTGAGCTGCAATTCATCTCTTCCATGTCGCAGACCTGCTTAATGGGCGACGTCATTTTTATCAAAAGCTGAGCTTGTAATGGTTGCAGGGTTGCCCTCTCCCTCACTGGCGCTGGCTTGATCCCAAGCCGAGCGCGTACATGCGTGAGCTTCTTGTGGGTCTTCGCGACAGGATCCGTGTGCTGGAGGAGGAGAACGATGTACTCAGCAGTCCCGCCTTCCGAGGCAACGTTTCTGACCAACACCATGACCGGCGTTGGGGGTGCCGTCTAGGCGCCGCTTTGGTCTTGGTGCTGTTATTCGCTCTAGCTGGCTTTGCCTCCCGCCTACCGGTGGTCTGATGGCAGTTCTTGCTATGGTTTGTCTCGCGCATGTAGCAATCATTGATACGAGTATGGTTATGTTGTTACTTGTGTGCCGTTGATCTAAGATTATGTTAGTAGTCTTTGCTGGTAGCTTATTGGAAGGAAATGTTGACGTAGTCAACTCATTGGTGTGGGTCTATTTCATCGCAGGCAAACATGTGATGCGGGCCGGCCCTTGGTCAGcaaaaattcagcaaatgtgaatagCAAGGTTCAGAAACACATACCTGTGTCATCGATACGCATGCAGTGCCTAGTTTCGGGACGTCTGACGCCTATTGCTCTATAGGCAACGTGTGATTGATACGCATTGCTATGCATGCATGATCCTTCATTGCATGTGCGCCAAGCAAAAAGAGACGCAGGAGCGTGCTGTTCGCCAATTCCTGCCTGACACAAACACAAATGGTAAGCTGCAGGAACCCATACTATGTCATTGTTTAGCAAACAGTGCCTAGATTGAGTCGTTCTGCAAGCTATTGCCCGCGTGCCCTTGTTTACCGGCTTTTAGGTTAGCCGCGTGCGTTGCACGCCGTCTGCGAGCCAGCCGGCTGGTCGCATTTATAACTGATGCCGTgtacatatatatatacagtacTGCGCTGGTCAGGCCAAAAACGATAAGAAGCCTTGGTTGAGCACCGGTACAGAGCTACGAGCCAAACACAGACAATACACTGCCCACGATGGAGAACGTGTGCTCCCCAATGTCGTTTAGCTCCGACCCAAACAGCCGCCCGTTGATGTCCCACTGCGTTATCGAACGCACGCGCGACATGGTGGATGCCGAGAATCGCCTCCGAGCCACCGCACTGGTGATCACCGCGCCGTGCGCCCACCCATGCCAGGTGAAAGAGGCCCTCCTCGCCGAGTTCGCCGAGATGCCGAGGTCGGCCGTCGACGTGTCCATTCTGACTGCGCGTTGCTTCCTCGTCCGTTTCACGGACAGGGGGTGGCGTGATCTGGTGGCGCTGACGACGGTGTTCCATGACGACCAGGCCACGCCGTTCCGCGTCCAGGAGTGGACGCCCGACATCGACGCCGAGCTCTTACAGCCACTGTACCATGTGCGCGTCCTACTGGAGCGTGTCCCTCCTCAGGCTTGGTCGCTGGAGACGGCGAAGAAACTCCTTCCCATGTGCCGGATAGTCTCGATCGAGCGCGAGACGTACATGCGCAGGGGCATGTCGTTCTACGTCCTACACGCAGAGGTTGATCACCCCGACATCATCCCGCGTGTTGGGCGTCTCGACATCGCCCATGACTGGGCGCTGGATGAGGAGCTCGACGACATCGATCTGCCAGATTGGTTTGTGGAAGTGGAGCAGCTGCAAAACCAGGTGTACGGGAGCGGACTCCTTCGAAGGCGGCACGTCCTCATCCATGTGGACGGCGTGCTTGAGATCCTCCCTGCTCCTCCGTCACTGCACACTGGCCGGCGTCCCGCACGGCGCCCCCTGGTGAGCGAGCCCGTGCCGTCTACCACTCCGTGGGTTGCAGGGTACGTAGATGGCACGGGTCTCGACTCATCTATGCTTGGGTTGCAGCAAGTTTACCGTCTGCATTATGTAAGCGGGAGTGATGGCGTCGTCGTGCCGTGCATGGTCCCTGTGACTGACGGCTATGCGTGGCTGTTGTCCGACTCAATGGCCCCTCGTCATGGGTAGCTGTTCTTTTTGCTTCCTGTTGTCGTTGCTACCTGTAATGGTAGGGCTATCGCTTGTCGCTGAAACCTTGTATCTTGATTTCCTGTAGTTtttttaacacccccccccccccactttacTAGAGCGGGGGCGTTTGAGTGTTTTTCTTACGTTTTGCTACTTGCCATCTTTATATTTTTCATCTGACAAAAGCTGATTTAGATCTGGTTATTTTCAATATTATTATTTTGGTTTTTAGATTCCATGTATCGTACTACCGGAAGAATGTACTGCTCGTCTGTTTGCCGTCGTCCATACCTGATATGAATTAAGGATGTTATCGCATTTCAAATATTTTATCATTTTTGATGCATCATTTAAAAAATCTTTTCGCACTCATACCTCTTCCCAATCACGCCCATCAAAAAAGTTGAGGGGAATAAGGTATTTCAGTAACATGCTACATTCTGAGTACTAAAACAAATAAAGATAGCCTTGTCTGCAACGAAAACAAACCATATGTAAAGTGAAACAAACAAACCTACAAACTGATTGAAAACTTCAACTCATAGTCTAATAAAAATGTTTGGCTTATTTCCGATTATTTTTagtcaaaaaagttcatgaaaaaaaTCATTTGTTGGTATTGAAGGGGACTAAATTTTGCAGTGCATGCAAGGCGAATTTTTTGGTGGCACATTTGGGAAAAGCGAGTCAGGTCACGGACAATGATTTGTTGATGGATTTTAAGGGGAAAATAAATCAATGGGGAGAAACATTAATGGCAAACACCATCTCAATAGAGAACATTGATGTCAAAAGGAAAAGTGCCGAACAGCCCAAAATTGACAAGAACGGGCACTTCTGTGCTATTTTTGTGCGATTCTAAAATGCGAGCTCCAAGGTAGTGCCTTCAAGAAGGGCACGACACCGGAGTGACGAAACCATCCCATCCGAAGATCGAGATTTTAATCCGAAGCACCACGAAGAATCAGGATAGACCACGACGGATCCTACAGGAGGGGGGCGACGCCCGCGGACGCCGCCATAGTCGGTCTGACCATGGTCAGACAACGATTTCACCCCGGTATACCTCTCCATCTCCGATCAACACGGGGCGCCGAGCCGCGAGGCACCCCGCCGCCCATGTGACCAAGGTCACCGGTCCGCATCCCGTGCCGCGAGCTCTGCTCACGAAAACCGCAAACTATCACCACACAGCCGCCACccctgcagcccaacacccccaacGACAGCCCCAAGGAACGTATCACCACCAGCGGCACGCCCCCGCCGTCGCTAGAGCTGCCAGCATATAAAAAgtgatagaatttataataaaaatGAGCGGTGTGGAATTCCGTTGCGTGCATATATTTTTTCTTGCTCCTTGTCGGCGGAAATGATAGAGAGGATCTCCATCCCATGCGGTGGACATCCCACCGTAATTCCTGGACGAACTATTTCTTGCCGGTGCACCGTACGCAAAAATAAAACAATTTTGTACGGCCTCGGAAAAGGTACGTAGAAAAATATTAATATTTGCGAGGTGGATGGACGAAAAACTGTCGAAATTACGGTGGTCAGAAGCAATAGCCCTTATATTATTAGGTACATATAGAAAATAATTTTGGGAATTGCGTGCAACTAAGAAACCGGATGTAAAAAAAAGGTCTGGATAAACATTCGTGAAAAACGGATGAGTGTCTATTACAATAATGGATAAAAAATGCAAAATGCATGTGCCATAGTTTAGCTTACAAATTCTCAAATCAAATCTTATAGTTCTGCTGACAGAGCAGTTCGGTAAATCATACTAAAAAGGATAAAACGCTTGATGCGTTGTACCGTACGAGGGAGACGCCGCGTATCAGGTGTTGCCGGGGTTGATCGTCGGTAGGTGAATTCTGAATCCTTTGCTTGCTTCTAAGATGCATGCTTGCGCTTGTAGGTTGTGTCGCCTCCGCAGGTGGTGCTATAGTGGCCCCATAGCGTGCATGTCGTGCATCTGACCTCTTTTGGTGGCTTCTTGGGCCCTTCGTATGTTGGACACGTACTGACGTAGTGCCCAGGTAGCCCACAGTTCTTGCATCTCCTTGTGGCAGACGGTGGTTTTTGCTGATTGTTCCTCTGATTTGCTGGCTTTGTGATGCTTTGCTCTGCATCTGGGTTTTCTGAAGTAACGTTGCTCCCAACCGGACTGAACATACTCTCGCCTGCCTCCATGTTTTGTGATGCATGAGTTTCTTGAGCATTCGTTCCTTCATGATCGGCTCCACCTGCCGCCGTGCATGGACACGAGATTGTGATGTGACCGTCCGAGCCACATATGCAGCATTTCCTTTTGCTGTTCTTGGTAGCAATCTCTGATGTGGTTCTGATGCGCTTTGTTTTGGGCCTGCCCTTGGATCTTTTCCTTTCGGGTGGTAGCACGTCCTCAGAAAAGTCTTGATCACTATGCCCTCCTGCTTGATCAGGATGTGCTATGCCATTTGTGGCATCAGGTTTCTCTGAGCTCCCTCCATTTTGCGTTGAACCTCCGCAGCTCTTGTTCTGATTTTGGGGATCTGATAACGCCTCAGTAGCAATCATTTTGTTGAGCTCTTCTTGCATTTCGTGAAACTTTTGGATTGCGTACTGGAATGTGGGGACTGATGTGTTCGCCAACTTAACTAACTCAAGAGCTTTTACGTAAACGATGTTGTGCCTGAATGTCTTGGAGACTTGAACACTTGCATCATTCTGGTAGCACTTGAGATGTTCTGGTAGCATGTCGCGGGCATCCCTTGTCCACCTCTTCATTATGTATTTGTCCGGGATTACTTGAAGCTTGACGTGAAGCATCACCTAAAAATAAACCAACAAAAAATGAGGGGGCTGAGTTCTTGCAAAATCTGTTGGCTGCTCAAATAAGATGTGGGCAAAAATGGGTGGTAATACTGACCTTGAGAATGTGTCTGCACAGTATTCCTGAATGTTGAAACATGCCACACTCACATGTGTATGTGTCACTCTCTCTGTCTACGTCTACTTCATATGTGACTTTGCACCAGCGTTTCCTGATTTCAGCGTTCACATGCTCAACTATCATCTTTCCGTCGAGCTGTTGTCCTATAACTTCGTACGGGCCAGATTGATACAACTCCTCTGAGAAGATCCTAAACATGGTTCTTGTGTAGACATTCGATGCATGGCGTTCTATTGGAATATTGAATTTGATAACTGCCTTGTCCTGCACAGTGAAAACACACAAAAGGGTAGATAGAGTTATTTtccaaatattttcaaaaaaatagggggggggggggcaggtggAGGGGTACATCGCTTAATGTTGCACAATACATACCTTGTTTGTATGGGCATGCTCGTAGTCCTCTTCGGCACATCTGTCGGCATACATTTTATTGAATTGGATGACGAAACTGTTGAGAGGTGCTGATCTTGCGACATAGCTTTTTAAAACATTGTTCGTGCACTCGCTTCTTTGAGTGCTGCACATCTTTGCGCAGAAGTTGTCCTTCAGGTATGGTTTCGCCCACTTTACCCTAACCTCATAAACTTGCTTCATGAATGAGTTTCTGTCGAGACCATATGTATACATTAATACATCCCACTCTTTTTCAAACTCATCCACGGTCATCATCTCATTGATGAGCATGTCAAACTCTATGCGGAATGCAGAACCCTTTCTGTATACGTTGCCCACTTTTTCCTTCATCTTTTTGAAAACGTGCCATTTGCACCATCTGTGGATAGTGGTTGGCATGACTGAAGCAATTGCAAGCTCCATCTGCCTGCTTTGATCTGGAAAAATGTAGACACAAAGTGATTAGTACATATATATGTCGGTGATAAAGGTAAAAATTACTTTGTACATACAACAAGAATTTCTTACCTGTCAAGAACGTCTTGGGTACTTTGTTGTCCACTGAAGATAAGAAAGTTTCGTATGCCCACTCGAAAGATTCTACAGTTTCTTCACGAAGCACAACACAGCCAAAAACACAACATTGATAATGATTGTTTACGCCGATGAACATGCCTACAGGCATCTCGTATAGGTTGCTCTTATATGTTGTATCAAAAGTCACAACATCACCAAAACATGTATAATCTGCCCTGCTTTTTTGATGGCACCAATACAATCCAGATACCCTTCTTTCATCGTCAGTCTTCACCGCAAAGTAAAAACCTTTGTTCTCGGCTTGCATGCTTGAAAACAAAGCGAGAGTTTTGTTGATGTCGTCTTGGCTGGACTCGTATGCGATTGCTGC from Triticum aestivum cultivar Chinese Spring chromosome 4A, IWGSC CS RefSeq v2.1, whole genome shotgun sequence harbors:
- the LOC123083887 gene encoding uncharacterized protein, whose protein sequence is MAAHADSVEAVLGDMEMLREIFLRVGSVSALVRAAAVSPTWCAAAKLPGFLSAFRKRFAPPLIGFAVEFDQLLWNFSMYLASPGIGHGLAQVSQTVAQHFLDPDHSIVAIASGDSGLMTREELPAPGYMLITPGGDAAPMGDGVPLSPTVAAATPNTWGHFAKLGAEHAFFVQDPAADFDIMPKGVCMNDDSPVHYHVNVFAEGVWQNMVSGPMHAGDNVCFLRRPYAVVIDGVMYMMYEVGRVVACNVSANTFDTVQLPEDFAFNIEAGGTDYRVTKTSSGKLCIAQVQGMRARVWDRDPTGVWVERINMSISSVFDVPATDTMWIRVAENEGLDIPIWDTEFYLIRIVSVDEGARHLVMSFGFDTRVYCIDTELERAFDLFDSAQHAFMSNVVPVTVAWPPRFPDHI
- the LOC123086767 gene encoding protein FAR1-RELATED SEQUENCE 5; its protein translation is MSDMHGRYEDVPFRKRSLRNMCAAIAYESSQDDINKTLALFSSMQAENKGFYFAVKTDDERRVSGLYWCHQKSRADYTCFGDVVTFDTTYKSNLYEMPVGMFIGVNNHYQCCVFGCVVLREETVESFEWAYETFLSSVDNKVPKTFLTDQSRQMELAIASVMPTTIHRWCKWHVFKKMKEKVGNVYRKGSAFRIEFDMLINEMMTVDEFEKEWDVLMYTYGLDRNSFMKQVYEVRVKWAKPYLKDNFCAKMCSTQRSECTNNVLKSYVARSAPLNSFVIQFNKMYADRCAEEDYEHAHTNKDKAVIKFNIPIERHASNVYTRTMFRIFSEELYQSGPYEVIGQQLDGKMIVEHVNAEIRKRWCKVTYEVDVDRESDTYTCECGMFQHSGILCRHILKVMLHVKLQVIPDKYIMKRWTRDARDMLPEHLKCYQNDASVQVSKTFRHNIVYVKALELVKLANTSVPTFQYAIQKFHEMQEELNKMIATEALSDPQNQNKSCGGSTQNGGSSEKPDATNGIAHPDQAGGHSDQDFSEDVLPPERKRSKGRPKTKRIRTTSEIATKNSKRKCCICGSDGHITISCPCTAAGGADHEGTNAQETHASQNMEAGESMFSPVGSNVTSENPDAEQSITKPANQRNNQQKPPSATRRCKNCGLPGHYVSTCPTYEGPKKPPKEVRCTTCTLWGHYSTTCGGDTTYKRKHAS